In Candidatus Effluviviaceae Genus V sp., a single genomic region encodes these proteins:
- a CDS encoding sulfatase-like hydrolase/transferase — translation MSRPNIILVTLDTMRADRLGRMVSGGELTPNLDGLAEKGLTFTGAVASGVPTYFSFPVIFRGGGPLDNGKRIGLRSGGPTVVERLRASGYSTAAVVSSNPYLSRYYSYHRGFDIFDDFSAAGSGRRTRISNLERVLGSDLTAGLRRCKAAWNNVRSAFRDGNPSLHGASRGETVTRRALALIEQLERPYFLWLHYMDLHGYYYSEPEDRERVLGAQSGAARLALRWERYRYLARWTRLILASEASAGPLNVEHSNEDRRILEGFYDASVAYTDRWLGSLFDATLGRGDTVAVVTSDHGEEFFEHGRIGHAPFSLYEEVVRVPLVMAGPDVRTGTVDDWVSHGSLAATMLGLAGVDGGSGLLASTPGGPAVTESLWGLTTPFPREHLAEFDIVLSAREKELKLISWRGTDREELYDLAADPGEQRDLSDDDRYAGAARVLRDRVEARAGEAAVRDARFELERRMRGVRRALERRGA, via the coding sequence GTGTCACGACCCAACATCATCCTCGTCACACTCGACACGATGCGGGCCGACAGGCTCGGTCGGATGGTCTCGGGCGGCGAGCTGACACCGAACCTCGACGGGCTCGCGGAGAAGGGTCTGACCTTCACCGGCGCCGTCGCCTCCGGGGTGCCGACCTATTTCTCCTTTCCGGTGATCTTCCGCGGAGGCGGTCCGCTCGACAACGGGAAGCGGATCGGGCTGAGGAGCGGCGGGCCGACGGTCGTCGAGCGGCTGCGGGCGTCAGGATACAGCACCGCCGCCGTCGTCTCCTCCAACCCCTACCTGTCCCGCTACTACTCGTACCATCGAGGCTTCGACATCTTCGACGATTTCTCGGCCGCGGGGAGCGGCAGGAGAACGCGGATATCGAACCTCGAGCGCGTGCTCGGCAGCGACCTCACTGCCGGGCTCCGGCGCTGCAAGGCGGCGTGGAACAACGTGCGGTCGGCCTTCCGCGACGGCAACCCGTCGCTTCACGGCGCCTCGCGTGGCGAGACGGTGACCCGACGCGCCCTCGCCCTCATCGAACAGCTGGAGCGACCGTACTTCCTCTGGCTTCACTACATGGATCTCCACGGGTACTACTACTCCGAGCCAGAGGACCGAGAGCGCGTCCTCGGCGCGCAAAGCGGCGCCGCGCGACTTGCGCTCAGGTGGGAGCGCTACCGCTACCTCGCGCGATGGACCAGGCTCATCCTCGCGTCGGAGGCGAGCGCCGGGCCGCTGAACGTGGAACACTCGAACGAGGACCGGCGCATCCTCGAGGGGTTCTACGACGCCTCGGTCGCCTACACCGACCGCTGGCTCGGGTCGCTCTTCGATGCAACGCTCGGGCGCGGCGACACGGTCGCCGTGGTCACCTCGGATCACGGCGAGGAGTTCTTCGAACACGGCCGCATCGGGCACGCCCCCTTCTCCCTGTACGAAGAGGTGGTGCGCGTGCCGCTCGTGATGGCTGGACCGGACGTCCGAACGGGCACGGTCGACGATTGGGTCTCGCACGGCTCGCTCGCCGCGACGATGCTCGGTCTGGCGGGCGTTGACGGGGGGAGCGGGCTGCTTGCCTCGACGCCGGGAGGACCCGCTGTGACCGAGTCGCTCTGGGGGTTGACGACGCCCTTCCCGCGGGAACACCTGGCGGAGTTCGACATCGTGCTGAGCGCACGTGAGAAGGAACTCAAGCTCATCTCCTGGCGGGGAACCGACCGCGAGGAGCTGTACGACCTCGCCGCCGATCCCGGCGAACAGCGCGATCTCTCGGACGACGATCGGTACGCTGGAGCTGCGCGGGTCCTGCGCGACCGCGTGGAGGCCCGGGCGGGAGAGGCCGCGGTCAGGGACGCCAGGTTCGAACTCGAGCGCAGGATGCGGGGAGTGCGCCGCGCTCTCGAGCGCCGCGGCGCCTGA
- a CDS encoding oligosaccharide flippase family protein, with amino-acid sequence MELRGADDAGRAEYRGYLSKVSKEAGFAFSGKVFGLVFGFASQAVIANLLGADLLGVFVLAWTTIQAFAIVTTFGFEGSLIRYISMYVAGGRPGAARRTLLLALRIGVGAAAAGVVAIILLRRPLALDFFKEPRLVDALVWISFMLVPFTVMKILSGAMRGLKDVKRDVLGSDISYRVMRLVAFLGFYLVGWELKGIIGAAIVASSFAASVLIGYVRRNPAGLFRADVGRGEVPAREFVVYSSAMLADAAMAFGMQRGDRLILGFYLPSAAVGIYNVAALIAGLTTFVLLSFNAIFSSVIADVYHRGRQDLLRSLFRSVTRWIMIPTLAIYAWILAGGDATLSVFGDEFVSGYPALAFLATGMTFGASAGSVGLCLAMTGHQRYNVWNTLAMAALSIGLNMVLVPRMGIAGSGLATGTAFVLVNIARIIEVRVLLGVSPYGRATWKVLATAAVVLVVAFLVRRYVDVPRNLVGSVLTLIGSAGLVGALTWLLGISEEDRMILDALAARFARIRGRR; translated from the coding sequence ATGGAACTGCGCGGCGCCGACGATGCCGGGAGGGCCGAGTACCGGGGATACCTCTCGAAGGTCTCGAAGGAGGCGGGCTTCGCCTTCTCGGGCAAGGTCTTCGGGCTCGTCTTCGGCTTCGCATCGCAGGCCGTCATCGCCAATCTCCTGGGCGCCGATCTCCTCGGCGTCTTCGTCCTCGCGTGGACGACGATCCAGGCCTTCGCCATCGTCACGACCTTCGGGTTCGAAGGCAGCCTCATTCGCTACATCTCGATGTACGTCGCCGGAGGCCGTCCGGGCGCGGCGCGTCGAACACTGCTCCTCGCGCTCCGGATCGGCGTGGGTGCGGCGGCGGCCGGCGTCGTCGCGATCATCCTGCTGAGGAGGCCGCTGGCGCTCGACTTCTTCAAGGAGCCGCGGCTCGTCGACGCGCTCGTCTGGATCTCCTTCATGCTCGTGCCGTTCACGGTCATGAAGATCCTCTCGGGTGCCATGCGGGGCCTCAAGGACGTCAAACGCGACGTGCTGGGAAGCGACATCTCGTATCGCGTCATGCGGCTCGTCGCGTTTCTCGGTTTCTATCTCGTAGGGTGGGAGCTCAAGGGCATCATCGGGGCTGCCATCGTAGCGAGCTCGTTCGCCGCGTCGGTGCTCATCGGGTACGTCAGGAGGAACCCGGCGGGACTCTTCAGAGCCGACGTCGGACGCGGGGAGGTCCCGGCCCGCGAGTTCGTAGTCTACTCGAGCGCGATGCTGGCCGACGCGGCCATGGCGTTCGGCATGCAGCGCGGTGACCGTCTCATACTCGGCTTCTATCTTCCGTCAGCGGCCGTCGGCATCTACAACGTCGCGGCGCTCATCGCGGGGCTCACGACCTTCGTGCTGCTCTCGTTCAACGCGATTTTCTCGTCCGTGATCGCGGACGTCTATCACCGCGGGCGGCAGGACCTGCTCCGGTCGCTCTTCCGCTCTGTGACGCGCTGGATCATGATCCCGACGCTCGCGATCTACGCCTGGATCCTAGCGGGCGGGGACGCGACGCTCTCGGTCTTCGGTGACGAGTTCGTCAGCGGCTATCCGGCGCTCGCGTTCCTCGCGACCGGCATGACCTTCGGAGCGAGCGCGGGGTCCGTCGGGCTCTGCCTGGCGATGACCGGCCACCAGCGCTACAATGTCTGGAACACGCTGGCGATGGCCGCACTGAGCATCGGGCTCAATATGGTGCTCGTGCCGAGAATGGGCATCGCGGGCTCGGGACTGGCGACCGGCACGGCCTTCGTCCTGGTCAACATCGCCCGGATCATCGAGGTTCGCGTTCTGCTGGGCGTCTCGCCCTACGGCAGAGCGACCTGGAAGGTGCTTGCGACGGCGGCGGTCGTCCTGGTCGTCGCCTTCCTCGTCCGCCGCTACGTCGATGTCCCGAGGAACCTCGTCGGGTCCGTGCTGACGCTCATCGGTTCCGCCGGCCTGGTCGGCGCGTTGACATGGCTCCTCGGGATCAGCGAGGAGGACAGGATGATCCTCGATGCACTGGCGGCACGTTTCGCGCGTATCCGGGGGAGGCGATAA
- a CDS encoding GNAT family N-acetyltransferase yields MAEFSADIERRDVVEGWRAITDRGGCPGVFSCLPWVAAWAAAFADRLVPEIGLAGDSGSIQGILPLFRRDDGLLTTPVNFVSHRGELVCLPGREQEVAASILRSARSRGETLLMRGLPAGSGTDRAVRGVASPSGYIAVEREGRSSPVVDVAGDWESYYEGRPRKVTHEWERKIRKLDRAGEVTVHVYDGGDTDELVTAFADLEDGSWKDDTGTSIRGRGMESFYRDVSRRLDEAGWFRPWWVELDGRMIAFLYGVELGGTYYALKTSYLKRVAKLSPGVRLFRDAVRDVFERGLDRFDFVGQPARWKDEWANDRLEHSDLTLYPDDASGRARALVEGRIKPAARAVRDSVSGRGGDGRS; encoded by the coding sequence ATGGCGGAGTTCTCGGCCGACATCGAGCGGCGCGACGTCGTCGAGGGGTGGCGCGCCATCACCGACCGGGGCGGTTGTCCCGGCGTCTTCTCGTGCCTTCCGTGGGTGGCCGCCTGGGCCGCCGCGTTCGCAGACAGGCTCGTTCCGGAGATCGGACTGGCGGGGGACTCCGGCTCCATCCAGGGGATCCTCCCGCTCTTCAGACGGGACGACGGCCTGTTGACGACCCCAGTCAACTTCGTGTCGCACCGGGGAGAGCTGGTGTGCCTTCCCGGACGCGAACAGGAGGTCGCCGCGTCGATCCTCCGAAGCGCCCGTTCCCGTGGCGAGACGCTTCTCATGCGAGGGCTTCCCGCGGGCTCCGGCACCGACAGGGCCGTCCGGGGCGTCGCATCCCCGTCCGGCTACATCGCCGTCGAGCGCGAGGGGCGTTCCTCACCGGTGGTGGACGTCGCGGGCGACTGGGAGAGCTACTACGAAGGACGTCCCCGTAAGGTCACGCACGAGTGGGAGCGAAAGATCCGGAAGCTCGACCGTGCCGGTGAGGTGACGGTCCACGTCTACGACGGGGGCGACACCGACGAACTGGTCACGGCCTTCGCCGACCTGGAGGACGGGAGCTGGAAGGACGACACCGGGACCTCGATCCGCGGCCGTGGGATGGAGAGCTTCTACCGGGACGTGTCGAGGAGACTCGATGAGGCCGGGTGGTTCCGCCCGTGGTGGGTCGAGCTCGACGGGCGGATGATCGCCTTCCTGTACGGCGTCGAGCTCGGCGGAACCTACTACGCGCTCAAGACGTCGTACCTCAAGAGAGTGGCGAAGCTCTCGCCCGGGGTCCGCCTCTTCCGGGACGCAGTCCGCGACGTCTTCGAGAGGGGACTCGACCGGTTCGATTTCGTCGGGCAGCCGGCCCGGTGGAAGGACGAGTGGGCGAACGACCGCCTCGAGCACAGCGACCTCACGCTCTATCCCGATGACGCATCGGGGCGGGCGCGCGCCCTGGTCGAGGGACGCATCAAGCCCGCCGCCCGGGCCGTACGGGACAGCGTGTCCGGCCGCGGCGGGGACGGGAGAAGCTGA
- a CDS encoding FAD-binding protein — protein MVPSTNEVRTIAPRAGEGDCAQVIESEERIRESYADYLEDESRFGAASVDRLVFPRCEEQVATVLAEAQDAGTEVTVSAGRTGIVGGAVPNRGTLVSLVEMNRVRGISRRDDGRLVLRVEPGLSIAELADMLDRRELGLQPEELSPEERGALDAFTTDERGFFYPPDPTEDTAHIGATVATNASGARSFRYGATREHVQSMRVCLPGGDVLALERGACVADGRTFRIVRSGDVTEVTVPSYVMPATKNAAGYYAAEGMDLVDLFVGSEGTLGIVTEVGLLLTRRPGGTLSALAFFPSDGDAVAFVRHARGDLDAGVPDAISALAYEFFDSRSLAFLRSRKEEQGQSSSIPELPEGAAAGVLFEQEFEDEDDLMAAYEAWEEVLSAHGSSMEQTWGGMEEADLERLKALRHALPEEVNNTIARAKAEHPEIHKIGTDAAVPPGALEEVLEDYRDALDGTGLEHVVFGHIGDNHLHLNILPKDPGELAAAERLAVRFAAKAVELGGTVSAEHGIGKLKHAFLELLYGEQGLSEMAGTKLALDPDGLLNRDVMFPERLLTGSGT, from the coding sequence ATGGTGCCATCGACGAACGAGGTGCGGACGATTGCGCCGCGGGCCGGCGAGGGCGACTGCGCGCAGGTCATCGAGTCCGAGGAGCGCATCAGAGAGTCGTACGCCGACTATCTTGAGGACGAGTCGCGCTTCGGCGCGGCCTCGGTCGATCGTCTCGTGTTTCCCCGGTGCGAGGAACAGGTAGCGACCGTGCTCGCGGAGGCGCAGGACGCGGGCACCGAAGTGACGGTCTCCGCCGGGCGCACCGGCATCGTCGGGGGAGCCGTCCCGAACCGGGGGACGCTTGTCTCGCTCGTCGAGATGAATCGCGTGCGCGGCATCTCGCGCCGAGATGACGGCCGTCTCGTGCTGCGTGTCGAGCCGGGGCTGTCGATCGCGGAGCTTGCGGACATGCTGGACCGGCGCGAGCTGGGGCTTCAGCCTGAAGAGCTCTCTCCCGAGGAGCGGGGGGCGCTCGATGCCTTCACGACGGACGAGCGAGGCTTCTTCTACCCGCCGGACCCGACCGAGGACACGGCCCACATCGGCGCGACGGTCGCCACGAACGCGTCGGGCGCCAGGAGCTTCCGGTACGGGGCCACGCGGGAGCACGTGCAGTCGATGCGGGTCTGTCTCCCGGGCGGCGATGTGCTCGCCCTCGAGCGCGGAGCATGTGTCGCCGATGGCAGGACCTTCCGCATCGTCCGTTCCGGGGACGTGACCGAGGTCACGGTTCCGTCGTACGTGATGCCCGCGACCAAGAACGCGGCCGGGTACTACGCGGCCGAAGGCATGGACCTCGTCGATCTCTTCGTCGGGTCGGAGGGGACGCTCGGCATTGTGACGGAGGTCGGGCTGCTGCTGACGAGACGACCGGGCGGAACGCTCTCGGCGCTCGCCTTCTTCCCAAGCGATGGCGACGCCGTCGCGTTCGTGCGGCACGCGCGGGGTGACCTCGATGCCGGCGTCCCCGACGCCATCAGCGCTCTCGCCTACGAGTTCTTCGACTCGAGGAGCCTCGCGTTCCTCCGCTCACGCAAGGAGGAGCAGGGACAGTCCTCATCGATCCCCGAACTGCCCGAGGGGGCCGCGGCCGGGGTGCTCTTCGAGCAGGAGTTCGAGGACGAGGACGACCTGATGGCCGCGTACGAGGCGTGGGAGGAGGTCCTCTCGGCCCACGGCTCCTCGATGGAGCAGACGTGGGGCGGCATGGAGGAGGCCGACCTCGAACGGCTCAAGGCGCTCAGGCACGCCCTTCCCGAGGAGGTCAACAACACGATCGCCCGCGCCAAGGCGGAGCATCCGGAGATCCACAAGATCGGCACCGACGCGGCCGTGCCTCCCGGCGCCCTGGAGGAGGTGCTCGAGGACTACAGGGACGCCCTGGATGGGACGGGTCTCGAGCACGTCGTGTTCGGGCACATCGGCGACAACCACCTGCATCTCAACATCCTCCCGAAGGACCCCGGCGAGCTCGCCGCCGCCGAGAGGCTCGCCGTGCGCTTCGCGGCGAAGGCCGTCGAACTCGGCGGAACGGTCTCTGCCGAGCACGGCATCGGGAAGCTGAAGCACGCGTTTCTCGAGCTTCTCTACGGCGAGCAGGGGCTCTCCGAGATGGCGGGGACCAAGCTCGCGCTGGACCCCGATGGGCTTCTCAACAGGGATGTCATGTTTCCCGAGCGTCTGCTGACAGGGAGCGGCACCTGA
- a CDS encoding M24 family metallopeptidase, protein MKTDLDRLMQERSIDAAVVTGVVKGNATMFYMVNGAAISHGTVIKKRGEAPVLVCSSMEREEAGASGLEIVDSSRYDYRKILKEAGGDRLKAAVSYRKMILKEFGVSGRVAFYGLGDTGSNWALLKALDEAMPDIEIVGEFDDDIFLTARMTKDESEVERIRVAGRKTCEVVAGIRDHIASQKLEGGTVIKDDGSPLTIGDVKSRIKVMLVERRMIEEVDTIFAIGRDAGIPHSRGHDDDVIEAGKTIVFDIFPQEEGGGYFFDMTRTFVVGEASDEIVEHYRQLEECHDTVTTALEVGAPAGTYQTMTCEFFEKLGHETPRTNPQVTSGYVHSLGHGIGLNVHEKPTLSDMPGMDDKLVPGSIFTVEPGLYYPDKGFGMRIEDVYYARPDGVMENLTNFPRELVIEMQETRG, encoded by the coding sequence GTGAAGACCGATCTGGATCGACTGATGCAGGAACGCAGCATCGACGCCGCCGTGGTGACAGGCGTCGTCAAGGGAAACGCGACCATGTTCTACATGGTCAACGGAGCGGCCATCTCGCACGGAACGGTCATCAAGAAGCGGGGGGAGGCACCGGTTCTCGTCTGCTCGTCCATGGAGCGTGAGGAGGCCGGGGCGAGCGGGCTCGAGATCGTCGACTCGTCCAGGTATGACTACCGCAAGATCCTCAAGGAGGCGGGCGGCGACCGGCTCAAGGCGGCCGTCAGCTACCGGAAGATGATCCTGAAGGAGTTCGGCGTCTCCGGCCGGGTCGCGTTCTACGGTCTGGGAGACACCGGCAGCAACTGGGCTCTCCTCAAGGCGCTCGACGAGGCGATGCCGGACATCGAGATCGTCGGAGAGTTCGACGACGACATCTTCCTGACGGCCAGGATGACGAAGGACGAGTCGGAGGTCGAGCGGATACGCGTCGCGGGACGGAAGACCTGCGAGGTCGTTGCCGGGATCCGGGACCACATCGCGTCGCAGAAACTCGAGGGCGGGACGGTCATCAAGGACGACGGGAGTCCACTCACGATCGGCGATGTCAAGTCGCGCATCAAGGTGATGCTCGTCGAGCGGAGGATGATCGAGGAGGTCGACACGATATTCGCGATCGGTCGCGACGCCGGGATCCCGCACAGCAGGGGTCACGACGACGACGTCATCGAGGCCGGGAAGACGATCGTCTTCGACATCTTCCCCCAGGAGGAGGGCGGCGGCTACTTCTTCGATATGACGCGCACCTTCGTCGTCGGGGAGGCGTCCGACGAGATCGTCGAGCACTACCGCCAGCTGGAGGAGTGCCACGATACCGTGACGACCGCTCTCGAGGTCGGGGCTCCGGCCGGGACGTACCAGACGATGACGTGCGAGTTCTTCGAGAAGCTGGGTCACGAGACGCCGCGAACGAACCCACAGGTCACGAGCGGGTACGTGCACAGCCTGGGCCACGGCATCGGGCTGAACGTCCACGAGAAGCCGACCCTCTCCGACATGCCCGGGATGGATGACAAGCTGGTGCCGGGTTCGATCTTCACGGTCGAGCCGGGCCTCTACTACCCGGACAAGGGGTTCGGCATGCGCATAGAGGACGTCTACTACGCGCGACCGGACGGCGTGATGGAGAACCTGACGAACTTCCCGAGGGAACTCGTCATCGAGATGCAGGAGACCCGGGGGTAG
- a CDS encoding methyltransferase domain-containing protein, with the protein MDLYRNPLYYDIAFSWELESEIAFLKEVFDEHVPFPVERLLEPACGSGRFLRELPSHDIEAVGYDISPEMVSFARGSIERAGLASKAQVLPGDMRSARFDPPFDAALNSINSFCYLLTDADVEAHLAATADSLRSGAVYVVHFSMALETDQPGEVSTWEMERDDVRVVTHWSIEEEDREAGVGTHLCRMEVDDNGDRSVFEDRHRLKVWTDEGFRRMLESSGFTLVGIRGDGYTYDRVPLETRITGDMGNHYFILKRR; encoded by the coding sequence ATGGACCTCTACAGGAATCCCCTCTACTACGACATCGCCTTCTCGTGGGAACTCGAGAGCGAGATCGCCTTCCTGAAGGAGGTCTTCGACGAGCACGTACCGTTCCCGGTGGAGCGGCTCCTCGAGCCGGCCTGCGGCAGCGGCCGCTTCCTGCGAGAGCTGCCGTCGCACGACATCGAGGCGGTCGGCTACGATATCTCTCCCGAGATGGTCTCGTTCGCCCGCGGGTCGATCGAGCGGGCGGGCCTCGCCTCCAAGGCGCAGGTCCTTCCCGGGGACATGCGGAGCGCCCGGTTCGACCCGCCGTTCGACGCTGCGCTCAACTCGATCAACAGCTTCTGCTATCTGCTGACGGACGCGGACGTCGAGGCCCATCTGGCCGCGACGGCCGACTCCCTCAGGTCCGGGGCCGTCTACGTGGTGCACTTCTCGATGGCGCTCGAGACCGATCAGCCGGGGGAGGTGAGCACCTGGGAGATGGAGCGGGACGACGTGCGCGTCGTCACGCACTGGAGCATCGAGGAGGAGGACCGCGAGGCGGGGGTCGGGACGCACCTCTGCCGTATGGAGGTCGACGACAACGGCGACCGGAGCGTGTTCGAGGACCGGCACCGCCTGAAGGTGTGGACCGACGAGGGGTTCCGCCGCATGCTTGAGTCGTCCGGCTTCACACTCGTCGGGATCCGCGGCGACGGCTACACGTACGACCGCGTCCCGCTGGAGACGCGGATCACCGGGGACATGGGAAACCACTACTTCATTCTGAAGAGACGATGA
- a CDS encoding hydrogenase maturation protease: protein MKTVVVGVGSSVLTDDAVGLFVARSLAERFASRDDVEVLENEEAGFTLLEDAVGYDRMVVIDSIMTGAEPGTLFRFALEDLEETIHAGAPHGLNLATVIEFGRRQGLAVPREIVIYAVEAEDTLTLGEELTPRVASRVEPIAEEIAAEMF from the coding sequence ATGAAGACCGTTGTTGTTGGCGTGGGCAGTTCGGTTCTGACCGACGACGCCGTCGGGCTCTTCGTGGCGCGCTCGCTCGCCGAGCGATTCGCCTCGCGAGACGACGTCGAGGTCTTGGAGAACGAGGAAGCGGGATTCACGCTCCTCGAGGATGCCGTCGGCTACGACCGGATGGTCGTGATCGACTCCATCATGACCGGTGCGGAGCCAGGGACACTCTTCCGGTTCGCGCTCGAGGATCTCGAAGAGACGATCCACGCGGGCGCGCCGCACGGTCTGAACCTCGCGACGGTCATCGAGTTCGGGCGGCGTCAGGGGCTCGCCGTGCCCAGAGAGATCGTGATCTACGCGGTCGAGGCCGAGGACACGCTGACGCTCGGAGAGGAACTGACCCCGCGCGTCGCCTCGCGCGTCGAGCCGATCGCCGAGGAGATCGCGGCCGAGATGTTCTGA
- a CDS encoding Ni/Fe hydrogenase subunit alpha codes for MSKRITIDPITRLEGHGKIEIFLDKNGDVANAYFQVPELRGFEKFSEGRMCEEMPRITPKICGVCPTAHHMAATKALDALYHVTPPRTAILIRELIYNAFMFEDHALHFYFLGGPDFVVGPDAPKAERNVLGVIAKVGLEVGGRVIEMRRRVRNIITSLGGRVIHPVCGLPGGVSRGLTEEMKEEFTATAAEAVDFGKFSLDLFAKVVLENKDYVDLIAGDIYKHKTYYMGLVDDENRVNFYDGMIRVVDPDGNEFAKFAPADYLDHIAEHVEPWSYIKFPYLKAVGWKGFTDGPESGVYRVAPLARLNASDGMATETAQAAHDQLYETLGGKPAHNTLAYHWARLVELTQAAERLVELMDDPEIMGDDIRTLPTEKPDEGVGVVEAPRGTLFHHYKTDERGVITQANLVVATVNNAPGICMSIEGAARGLIKGGKVNDGLLNMVEMAFRAYDPCFACATHSLPGQMPLVVEVKGPDGEVLERLSQFVED; via the coding sequence ATGAGCAAGCGAATCACGATCGATCCGATCACAAGACTCGAGGGCCACGGCAAGATAGAGATCTTCCTCGACAAGAACGGTGACGTGGCCAACGCGTACTTCCAGGTACCCGAACTCCGCGGCTTCGAGAAGTTCTCCGAGGGGCGGATGTGCGAGGAGATGCCGCGGATCACCCCGAAGATCTGCGGCGTGTGCCCGACGGCGCACCACATGGCGGCCACGAAGGCGCTCGATGCGCTCTATCACGTCACGCCGCCGCGGACGGCCATTCTCATCCGCGAGCTCATCTACAATGCGTTCATGTTCGAGGACCACGCGCTCCACTTCTACTTCCTCGGAGGCCCCGACTTCGTCGTCGGACCCGACGCGCCGAAGGCCGAGCGCAACGTCCTGGGCGTCATCGCGAAGGTCGGGCTCGAGGTCGGCGGCAGGGTCATCGAGATGCGCCGGCGCGTCAGGAACATCATCACGTCGCTGGGCGGACGCGTCATCCACCCGGTCTGCGGGCTTCCGGGCGGCGTCTCGCGGGGACTCACGGAGGAGATGAAGGAGGAGTTCACGGCGACGGCAGCCGAGGCGGTCGACTTCGGGAAGTTCTCGCTCGACCTGTTCGCGAAGGTCGTCCTCGAGAACAAGGACTACGTCGACCTGATCGCCGGCGACATCTACAAGCATAAGACCTATTACATGGGTCTCGTGGACGACGAGAACAGGGTGAACTTCTACGACGGCATGATCCGCGTCGTCGACCCCGACGGGAACGAGTTCGCGAAGTTCGCCCCGGCCGACTATCTGGACCACATCGCCGAGCATGTCGAGCCGTGGAGCTACATCAAGTTCCCGTATCTCAAGGCCGTCGGCTGGAAGGGCTTCACGGACGGGCCGGAGAGCGGCGTCTACCGCGTCGCCCCGCTCGCACGCCTCAACGCCTCCGACGGGATGGCGACCGAGACGGCGCAGGCGGCGCACGACCAGCTCTACGAGACGCTCGGCGGGAAGCCGGCGCACAACACCCTCGCGTATCACTGGGCGCGCCTCGTCGAGCTCACGCAGGCGGCCGAGCGGCTGGTCGAGCTCATGGACGACCCCGAGATCATGGGGGACGACATCCGGACGCTCCCGACCGAGAAGCCCGACGAGGGCGTCGGCGTCGTCGAGGCGCCGCGCGGCACGCTCTTCCACCACTACAAGACGGACGAGCGCGGCGTTATCACGCAGGCCAACCTCGTCGTCGCGACCGTCAACAACGCGCCCGGGATCTGCATGTCGATCGAGGGCGCCGCGAGGGGTCTCATCAAGGGCGGGAAGGTCAACGACGGCCTTCTCAACATGGTCGAGATGGCCTTCCGTGCCTACGACCCGTGCTTCGCGTGTGCGACGCACTCGCTCCCGGGCCAGATGCCGCTCGTGGTCGAGGTCAAGGGACCGGACGGAGAGGTTCTCGAGAGACTGTCGCAGTTCGTCGAGGACTAG
- a CDS encoding oxidoreductase has protein sequence MAKPKVAFYWNASCGGCEEAVVDLAEDILTVVDAVEFVLWPVAMDFKREDVEALDDGEIAVAFLNGSVRTSEQEDWARLLRRKAGLVVAFGSCAHLGGIPGLANFSNREGVFEASYGYLPSVDNPEGVVPQTETKVKEGTLELPEIYDTVYALDQVVDVDYYLPGCAPPADLILDAVNAILSGELPPKGTVLAPTKSLCDECDRNESKPDKIEISELKRPHQTMIDPEKCFLAEGIICMGPATRAGCGERCINANMPCRGCFGPTDEVRDQSAKFLSALASVLDVDEPEEMERLSESIPDVTGLFAMYSLPVTLLKRRKLEK, from the coding sequence GTGGCGAAACCGAAGGTCGCATTCTACTGGAACGCGTCGTGCGGCGGTTGTGAGGAGGCCGTCGTCGACCTCGCCGAGGATATCCTCACGGTCGTCGACGCGGTCGAGTTCGTTCTGTGGCCGGTGGCCATGGACTTCAAACGCGAGGACGTCGAGGCGCTCGACGACGGCGAGATCGCCGTCGCCTTCCTGAACGGCTCGGTCCGCACGTCGGAGCAGGAGGACTGGGCCAGGCTTCTGAGAAGGAAGGCGGGCCTGGTCGTCGCTTTCGGATCGTGTGCGCACCTGGGCGGTATCCCCGGACTTGCGAACTTCTCGAACCGCGAGGGCGTCTTCGAGGCGTCGTACGGATACCTCCCCTCGGTCGACAACCCGGAGGGCGTCGTCCCTCAGACCGAGACGAAGGTCAAGGAGGGGACGCTCGAACTCCCGGAGATCTACGACACGGTCTACGCGCTCGATCAGGTGGTCGACGTCGACTACTATCTCCCGGGCTGTGCCCCGCCCGCCGACCTCATTCTGGACGCCGTCAACGCCATCCTCTCGGGAGAGCTCCCGCCGAAGGGCACCGTGCTGGCCCCGACCAAGTCGCTGTGCGACGAGTGCGACCGGAACGAGAGTAAGCCGGACAAGATCGAGATATCCGAGCTCAAGCGGCCGCATCAGACGATGATCGACCCGGAGAAGTGCTTCCTGGCGGAGGGCATCATCTGCATGGGCCCGGCCACGCGCGCGGGCTGCGGGGAGCGCTGCATCAACGCGAACATGCCGTGCCGCGGGTGCTTCGGACCGACCGACGAGGTCAGGGACCAGAGCGCCAAGTTCCTCTCGGCGCTTGCGTCCGTGCTCGACGTGGACGAACCCGAGGAGATGGAGCGGCTCTCAGAGTCGATCCCGGACGTGACCGGGCTCTTTGCGATGTACAGCCTCCCTGTGACGCTCCTCAAGAGGAGGAAGCTCGAGAAATAG